A stretch of the Stegostoma tigrinum isolate sSteTig4 chromosome 34, sSteTig4.hap1, whole genome shotgun sequence genome encodes the following:
- the LOC125446371 gene encoding zinc finger protein 271-like translates to MEEKPFKCTVCDQAFTKSTTLVNHQRIHTGEHPFKCKVCEKSFLWPSTLRAHKSIHTGEKPFTCEVCGRSFLYSSTLHRHQHIHTGEKPFICKICNKSFLQSWALLEHGRTHTGEKPFTCKVCIKSFSVSSALRIHQRIHTGEKPFKCDVCDRSFSDSSTLRKHRRIHTGEKPFMCDTCDKSFTYSSTLQTHQRIHTGERPFMCEVCGKSFSDSSTRRKHRHVHTGEKPFTCEVCFKAFSDVSAVRKHRLIHTGEKSFTCKVCDKSFLRSSILLLHQRIHTGQKPFTCKMCDKSFLYSSTFHRHQRIHSGEKPFTCKTCNKSFLQSWALLEHQRIHTCEKPFTCEVCMKSFSDSSNLRTHQRIHTGEKPFTCKVCDKSFSDSSTLRKHRRIHTGEKPFTCEICNKLFTYSSSLRIHQRIHTGEKPFTCKKCDKSFSDSSALCKHQRIHTGEKPFTCKVCNKSFSRSSTLLLHQGIHVGQ, encoded by the coding sequence ATGGAAGAGAAACCATTCAAATGTACGGTCTGTGACCAAGCTTTCACAAAGTCAACAACACTCGTGAAtcaccaacgcattcacactgGAGAACATCCATTTAAATGTAAAGTATGTGAGAAATCATTCTTATGGCCATCAACTCTCCGAGCTCACAAATCAATCCACACAGGTGAGAAACCATTTACTTGTGAGGTGTGTGGCAGATCATTCTTGTACTCATCAACACTTCATAGACACCAACACATTCATACAGGGGAGAAACCTTTTATCTGCAAGATCTGCAACAAATCATTCTTACAGTCATGGGCTCTCCTTGAACACGGGCGCactcacacaggggagaaacccttCACATGCAAGGTGTGCATCAAATCATTCTCTGTTTCATCAGCCCTCCGTATTCACCAACGCAtccacacaggagagaaaccattcaaatGTGATGTGTGTGACAGATCATTCTCTGATTCCTCAACCCTTCGGAAACACCGAcgcattcacacaggagagaaaccattcatgtGTGATACATGTGACAAATCATTCACATATTCATCAACCCTCCAAACGCACCAACGTATACATACAGGAGAAAGACCATTTATGTGTGAAGTATGTGGGAAATCATTCTCTGATTCATCCACCCGTCGCAAACATCGCCAcgttcacacaggagagaaaccattcacatgtgaAGTGTGTTTCAAAGCATTCTCTGATGTATCGGCTGTCCGCAAACACCGACtcattcacacaggagagaaatcATTCACATGCAAGGTCTGTGACAAATCCTTCCTAAGGTCATCGATCCTTCTGCTCCATCAGAGGATTCACACTGGACAGAAACCATTCACGTGCAAgatgtgtgacaaatcattcttgTACTCATCAACCTTTCATAGACACCAACGAATTCATTCAGGGGAGAAACCCTTTACTTGCAAGACTTGCAACAAATCATTCTTGCAGTCATGGGCTCTCCTCGAACACCAACGCATTCATACATGTGAGAAACCATTCACGTGTGAGGTGTGTATGAAATCATTCTCTGATTCATCAAACCTCCGAACACACCAACgtattcacacaggagagaaaccattcacatgcaaggtgtgtgacaaatcattctctgaTTCTTCAACCCTTCGGAAACATAGACGCATTCATACAGgcgagaagccattcacctgtgAGATATGTAACAAATTGTTCACATATTCATCAAGCCTCCGCATACATCAACgtattcacactggggagaaaccattcacgtgCAAGaagtgtgacaaatcattctctgaTTCATCGGCCCTCTGCAaacaccaacgcattcacacgggagagaaaccattcacgtgTAAAGTTTGCAACAAATCCTTCTCAAGGTCTTCAACCCTGCTGTTGCATCAAGGGATTCATGTGGGGCAGTAA